The following are from one region of the Archangium lipolyticum genome:
- a CDS encoding nuclear transport factor 2 family protein produces MMRRIAVCLVSLVLTSPVWAQDQEHKDSPPATGGSGMPMDMSKMGPWTRKPTNEAQTRKEIEAWVKEGDAIMKRRDFEADIARADFPIYMATDNSKGIPSTETYDRQKYVEMVKPMFEQMPADMQAKHKLDITVLSDSLVVLEDDFTLTMGGQKYSGKNAGLLVKRDGQWKWKAFFEAGWGDMPPPAAVGGSGMQEDPEKPQ; encoded by the coding sequence ATGATGCGTCGAATCGCGGTGTGTCTCGTCTCGCTCGTGCTCACCTCGCCCGTCTGGGCCCAGGATCAGGAGCACAAGGACTCCCCACCCGCCACGGGTGGTTCGGGCATGCCCATGGACATGTCCAAGATGGGTCCGTGGACCCGCAAGCCCACCAACGAAGCGCAGACCCGAAAGGAGATCGAAGCCTGGGTCAAGGAAGGCGATGCCATCATGAAGCGGCGCGACTTCGAGGCGGATATCGCCCGGGCCGACTTCCCGATCTACATGGCGACCGACAACAGCAAGGGCATTCCGAGCACCGAGACGTACGACCGGCAGAAATACGTGGAGATGGTGAAGCCCATGTTCGAGCAGATGCCCGCGGACATGCAGGCGAAGCACAAGCTCGACATCACCGTGTTGTCTGACTCGCTCGTCGTCCTCGAGGATGACTTCACGCTGACCATGGGGGGGCAGAAGTACTCCGGCAAGAACGCCGGGCTCCTCGTGAAGCGGGATGGCCAGTGGAAGTGGAAGGCGTTCTTCGAGGCGGGCTGGGGTGACATGCCGCCGCCCGCCGCGGTCGGCGGCTCCGGTATGCAGGAAGATCCGGAGAAGCCTCAGTAA
- a CDS encoding SRPBCC family protein, with amino-acid sequence MQTETQQTSVTTPTEREIRIERIFNASRERVWLAMTDPDLVAQWWGRGNKLVIERLEVQRGGHWRFVEHGPEGVHGFEGRYREVKPPERLESTFEWDGMPGHVSVDSITLEALDGGRTRLINTSLFLTQEDRDGMMGSGMEEGLNQSYAALDRLLASIS; translated from the coding sequence ATGCAGACAGAGACGCAGCAGACGAGCGTGACCACTCCGACCGAGCGGGAAATCCGGATCGAACGAATCTTCAACGCGAGCCGCGAGCGCGTGTGGCTGGCCATGACGGATCCGGACCTGGTCGCGCAATGGTGGGGCCGAGGTAACAAGCTGGTCATCGAGCGCCTGGAGGTTCAGCGAGGCGGCCACTGGCGCTTCGTCGAGCACGGCCCCGAGGGTGTTCATGGGTTCGAGGGCCGCTATCGCGAGGTGAAGCCGCCCGAGCGCCTCGAGAGCACGTTCGAGTGGGACGGCATGCCGGGGCACGTGTCGGTGGACAGCATCACGCTCGAGGCGCTCGACGGCGGGCGCACCCGGCTCATCAACACGTCTCTCTTCCTCACCCAGGAGGATCGGGACGGAATGATGGGCTCGGGAATGGAGGAGGGTCTCAACCAGAGCTATGCCGCGCTCGACAGGCTGCTCGCCTCCATCTCCTAG
- a CDS encoding trifunctional serine/threonine-protein kinase/ATP-binding protein/sensor histidine kinase, with the protein MLDIPGYRVLGTIRATGSNALFQAVREADGLPVIIKTPMVASPGRTENERYRREFSILQRLKDVRGVARPYAYERLGERPLLLLERVQGQTLSESTGQPLEPARFLNLALSLVSTLGEVHGRNVIHKDIKPSNIIVEPSGDARLIDFGVATLQKVEHLDAAPTHLVEGTLAYMSPEQTGRMNRAVDYRTDFYSLGVTFYELLTGRRPFQGKDALEWFHAHMAQRPRPPHELNAQVPPALSALVLKLLAKVAEERYQSAEGLQADLERCRQALSQGVQEAFTLGTQDTPNRFQLPQRLYGREVQVSTLLEGFERVAGTGKPELFLVSGYSGIGKSSVVNELHKPVVQRRGFFLSGKFDQFQRDIPYATLAQILRGLVQQLLAGSEEEIARWRQQVNQAWEGQGQLLVDLVPQLEVLVGPQPALQEVPPGEVQNRFHRVVRQFLSVFATLEHPMVVFLDDLQWADLASLHLLSQLLSRPETLPVLWIGAYRDNEVGPSHSLISVLDEVRKAGARMTDIRLEPLSVAQVEHLVADTLPGAEREVVAPLSALVHEKTGGNPFFLLQLLVAIHQDGLLMREPGGGWRWDAEGVRARGYSENIVDFMVGKLRQLPPGTQRLLQLAACVGNVFSLQMLGTLAGLSAEGEVEQGIEPALQEGMLVRAGPARYRFLHDRIQQAAHSLLSESERKAAHLRIGRLLLESLSQEQLRESLFDVVSQLNAGVELMEDPAERHHLMQLNTEAGFKAKAAMAIRPAITYFSAAFALIAGDPWETDPELAFKLQFTQARCEFMHGNIAEARRRAEELLPRARARADSVAIHLLRMDVHFAMGESQRGLTCMRECLAVLGMPLSQNPTWEEAVAAHEEVWALLGERPIESLIDLPPMTDPEVKLAISTLLEFYPTAYATNHHLFIIILSRIVTLSIRHGFVDAATPGYGWFGFISSSYFKRYREGLAFSKLALEFVERYNLSAHRGRVLYCMQFCSYWTQPLPRAQEFVLHAFHHALQVGDILGAAYSNWYIVYNRLFMGHHLEEVYRESLVRGEFLSKTGIQEPQDYVLLDQRYVQNMRGHTHSFGTLNGDGFDEKTFEAQLPKRQATLKSNYWLARLQSKFMCGAYAEAREAADKTAEFQWVIQGTLPHCVFHFYRALALAACFEEASPEEQQRLLEAIQSHRQQLAEWAGSCPENFHALERLVSAELARLSGRSEEATRAYEEAIRSARENGATHFVGLASELAANFWRTRQAPIVAHAFAREARAAYRQWGALGKVQHLESLWPHLASAAASSSDTQDALTTSSTNSTHIDALTVVKAQQAVSSEIVLDRLVTTLLRAAIENAGAQRGALLLPDGDTLSVAAISDTSSEGAAPELPWTLLAYVRRTREHVLIGDASKPHPFSSDANLVHSGARSVLCLPLLRQEQFSGVLYLENNLATDAFSPTRLALLGHIASQAAISIENARLYEDVQRARAELHRANEELEHRVEERTRELKQAQARLVDTAREVGMAEVASNVLHNVGNVLTSAVVNLEVMRRAVGSSRVGRLKLAANLLQENRAGLADFLAEGARGGHLPDYLSALADELVLEQTRLMDDMDAMGRHVEHIRTIVQVQQTYARTTLMTEECDLAHLVDDALRIQMPALRRHGVSVHLERAPVPKVKVDKHKVLQILINLLSNAKYALDSKPEGQRNMWVKLSAEGPVARIQVVDDGVGIAPEVKGKLFSHGFTTRKDGHGFGLHSSALAAQLLKGSLTIDSEGPGKGAVTTLELPLSSS; encoded by the coding sequence ATGTTGGATATTCCGGGGTATAGGGTTCTTGGGACCATCCGTGCGACGGGCTCGAACGCCCTGTTTCAGGCGGTGCGTGAGGCGGATGGCCTGCCCGTCATCATCAAGACCCCCATGGTGGCCTCGCCCGGCCGCACGGAGAACGAGCGATATCGGCGCGAGTTCTCCATCCTGCAGCGGCTGAAGGACGTGCGGGGCGTGGCCAGGCCCTATGCGTACGAACGGCTCGGCGAGCGACCCCTGCTGTTGCTGGAGCGGGTGCAGGGCCAGACCCTCTCCGAGTCCACGGGCCAGCCCCTGGAGCCCGCCCGGTTCTTGAACCTGGCCCTCTCCCTGGTCTCCACCCTGGGCGAGGTCCACGGCCGCAACGTCATCCACAAGGACATCAAGCCCTCCAACATCATCGTGGAGCCCTCGGGTGACGCACGGCTCATCGACTTCGGGGTGGCCACGCTCCAGAAGGTGGAGCACCTGGACGCGGCCCCGACACACCTGGTGGAAGGGACTCTGGCCTACATGTCGCCGGAGCAGACGGGGCGGATGAACCGGGCGGTGGACTACCGCACGGACTTCTACTCGCTGGGGGTGACCTTCTACGAGCTGCTCACGGGGCGTCGCCCCTTCCAGGGGAAGGATGCGCTCGAGTGGTTCCACGCCCATATGGCGCAGAGGCCCCGGCCGCCGCACGAGCTGAACGCGCAGGTGCCCCCGGCCTTGTCCGCCCTCGTCCTCAAGCTGCTGGCGAAGGTGGCCGAGGAGCGGTACCAGAGCGCCGAGGGCCTCCAGGCCGATCTGGAGCGCTGCCGCCAGGCGCTGAGCCAGGGAGTGCAGGAGGCGTTCACGCTGGGTACGCAGGACACGCCCAACCGCTTCCAACTGCCGCAACGGCTCTACGGACGTGAGGTGCAGGTGTCCACCCTGCTCGAGGGCTTCGAGCGGGTGGCGGGCACGGGCAAGCCGGAGCTGTTCCTCGTCAGCGGGTACTCGGGCATCGGCAAGTCCTCCGTGGTGAACGAGCTGCACAAGCCCGTGGTCCAGCGCCGCGGCTTCTTCCTGAGCGGCAAGTTCGACCAGTTCCAGCGGGACATTCCCTACGCCACCCTGGCGCAGATCCTCCGGGGTCTGGTGCAGCAGTTGCTCGCCGGGAGCGAGGAGGAGATCGCCCGGTGGCGCCAGCAGGTGAACCAGGCCTGGGAGGGCCAGGGTCAGCTGCTCGTGGACCTGGTGCCCCAGCTGGAAGTGCTGGTGGGCCCGCAGCCCGCGCTCCAGGAGGTGCCCCCTGGCGAGGTGCAGAACCGCTTCCATCGGGTGGTCCGCCAGTTCCTCTCGGTGTTCGCCACCCTGGAGCACCCCATGGTGGTGTTCCTGGACGACCTGCAGTGGGCGGACCTGGCCAGTCTGCATCTCCTCTCGCAGCTGCTGTCGCGGCCGGAAACCCTCCCGGTGCTGTGGATTGGCGCCTACCGGGACAATGAGGTGGGTCCCTCCCACTCGCTCATCTCCGTGTTGGACGAGGTGCGCAAGGCGGGAGCACGAATGACGGACATCCGCCTGGAGCCGCTGAGCGTGGCCCAGGTGGAGCACCTGGTGGCCGACACGCTGCCGGGCGCGGAGCGGGAGGTGGTCGCCCCCCTCTCGGCGCTGGTGCACGAGAAGACGGGGGGCAACCCCTTCTTCCTGCTGCAGTTGCTGGTGGCGATCCACCAGGATGGCCTGCTGATGCGCGAGCCCGGCGGAGGCTGGCGGTGGGACGCCGAAGGGGTGCGCGCCCGGGGCTATTCGGAAAACATCGTCGACTTCATGGTGGGCAAGCTGCGTCAGCTTCCCCCGGGCACGCAGCGCCTGCTGCAACTGGCGGCGTGCGTGGGCAACGTCTTCTCCCTCCAGATGTTGGGCACCCTCGCCGGCCTGTCCGCGGAAGGAGAGGTGGAGCAAGGTATCGAGCCCGCGCTCCAGGAAGGCATGCTGGTGCGCGCCGGCCCGGCGCGGTACCGCTTCCTCCATGACCGCATCCAGCAGGCGGCCCATTCCCTCCTCTCCGAGTCCGAGCGCAAGGCGGCCCACCTGCGCATCGGCCGGCTGCTGCTCGAGAGCCTCTCCCAGGAGCAACTGCGCGAGTCGCTCTTCGACGTGGTGAGCCAGCTCAACGCCGGGGTGGAGCTGATGGAGGACCCCGCGGAGCGCCACCACCTCATGCAGCTGAACACCGAGGCGGGCTTCAAGGCCAAGGCCGCGATGGCGATCCGCCCGGCCATCACCTACTTCTCGGCGGCCTTCGCGCTCATTGCGGGAGACCCCTGGGAGACGGATCCCGAGCTGGCCTTCAAGCTGCAATTCACCCAGGCGCGCTGTGAATTCATGCACGGCAACATCGCCGAGGCGCGCCGCCGGGCCGAGGAGCTCCTCCCCCGGGCCCGCGCCCGTGCGGACTCCGTGGCCATCCACCTCCTGAGGATGGACGTCCACTTCGCCATGGGCGAGAGCCAGCGGGGTCTGACCTGCATGCGGGAGTGCCTGGCCGTGCTGGGCATGCCGCTCTCGCAGAACCCCACCTGGGAGGAGGCGGTGGCCGCCCATGAGGAGGTGTGGGCCTTGTTGGGGGAGCGTCCCATCGAGAGCCTCATCGACCTGCCCCCCATGACCGACCCGGAGGTGAAGCTGGCCATCAGCACCCTCCTGGAGTTCTACCCGACCGCGTACGCCACCAACCACCACCTGTTCATCATCATCCTGAGCCGGATTGTCACCCTCTCCATCCGGCACGGCTTCGTGGATGCCGCCACGCCGGGATATGGCTGGTTCGGCTTCATCAGCAGCTCGTACTTCAAGCGGTACCGGGAAGGCCTTGCCTTCTCCAAGCTCGCCCTCGAGTTCGTCGAGCGCTACAACCTGTCCGCCCACCGGGGGCGGGTTCTCTACTGCATGCAGTTCTGCAGCTATTGGACCCAGCCCCTGCCCCGAGCGCAGGAGTTCGTCCTCCATGCCTTCCACCACGCGCTTCAGGTGGGGGACATCCTGGGCGCCGCCTACAGCAACTGGTACATCGTCTACAACCGTCTCTTCATGGGGCACCACCTGGAGGAGGTCTACCGGGAGTCGCTCGTGCGCGGCGAGTTCCTGAGCAAGACGGGGATCCAGGAGCCCCAGGACTATGTCCTGCTGGATCAACGCTACGTGCAGAACATGCGCGGGCACACCCACTCGTTCGGCACGCTGAACGGGGACGGCTTCGATGAGAAGACCTTCGAGGCGCAGCTCCCCAAACGCCAGGCGACCCTGAAGAGCAACTATTGGCTCGCCAGGCTCCAGTCGAAATTCATGTGCGGTGCCTACGCGGAGGCCCGGGAGGCCGCGGACAAGACGGCCGAGTTCCAGTGGGTCATCCAGGGCACCCTCCCCCACTGCGTCTTCCACTTCTACCGCGCCCTGGCCCTGGCGGCGTGCTTCGAGGAGGCCTCGCCCGAGGAGCAGCAGCGGCTCCTCGAGGCCATCCAGTCGCATCGGCAGCAGCTCGCGGAGTGGGCAGGCAGCTGCCCCGAGAACTTCCACGCGCTCGAGCGGCTGGTCTCCGCGGAGCTGGCCCGCCTCTCGGGACGGTCCGAGGAGGCCACGCGCGCCTATGAGGAAGCCATCCGCTCCGCCCGGGAGAATGGAGCCACCCACTTCGTGGGACTGGCCAGCGAGCTCGCCGCGAACTTCTGGCGCACCCGGCAGGCGCCCATCGTCGCGCATGCCTTCGCGCGTGAAGCCCGGGCGGCGTACCGGCAATGGGGCGCCCTGGGCAAGGTCCAGCACCTGGAGTCCCTCTGGCCACACCTCGCCTCCGCCGCCGCCTCCTCCTCGGACACCCAGGATGCCCTGACCACCAGCAGCACGAACTCGACCCACATCGACGCGCTCACGGTCGTCAAGGCCCAGCAGGCCGTCTCCAGTGAGATCGTCCTGGATCGGCTGGTCACCACGCTGCTGCGCGCGGCCATCGAGAACGCGGGTGCCCAGCGAGGCGCCCTGCTGCTGCCCGACGGCGACACACTTTCGGTGGCCGCCATCTCCGATACGTCATCGGAGGGAGCGGCCCCCGAGCTTCCGTGGACGCTCCTCGCCTATGTCCGGCGCACACGGGAGCACGTGCTCATCGGCGATGCCTCCAAGCCCCATCCCTTCTCGTCCGATGCGAACCTGGTTCACAGTGGAGCGCGCTCGGTGTTGTGCCTGCCCCTGTTGAGGCAGGAGCAGTTCTCCGGAGTGCTCTACCTGGAGAACAACCTGGCCACCGACGCCTTCAGCCCCACGCGCCTGGCGCTCCTGGGTCACATTGCCTCCCAGGCCGCCATCTCCATCGAGAACGCGCGGCTCTATGAGGACGTCCAGCGCGCCAGGGCGGAGCTACACCGGGCCAATGAAGAGCTGGAGCACCGGGTGGAGGAGCGCACGCGCGAGCTCAAGCAGGCGCAGGCCCGCCTGGTGGATACCGCTCGCGAGGTGGGCATGGCCGAGGTGGCCTCCAACGTCCTGCACAACGTGGGCAATGTGCTCACCAGCGCCGTCGTCAACCTGGAGGTCATGCGTAGAGCCGTGGGCTCCTCTCGTGTGGGCCGCCTGAAGCTGGCCGCGAACCTGCTGCAGGAGAACCGGGCGGGCCTGGCGGACTTCCTCGCCGAGGGCGCTCGCGGCGGCCACCTGCCGGACTACCTCTCCGCTCTCGCTGACGAGCTGGTGCTCGAGCAGACACGCCTCATGGATGACATGGATGCCATGGGCCGTCACGTCGAGCACATCCGCACCATCGTCCAGGTTCAGCAGACGTACGCCAGGACCACGCTCATGACGGAGGAGTGCGACCTGGCCCACCTCGTCGACGATGCCCTGCGCATCCAGATGCCCGCCCTGCGGCGCCACGGTGTGTCCGTCCACCTCGAGCGCGCTCCCGTCCCCAAGGTGAAGGTGGACAAGCACAAGGTGCTGCAGATCCTCATCAACCTGCTCAGCAATGCCAAATACGCGCTGGACTCGAAGCCCGAGGGACAGCGCAACATGTGGGTGAAGCTGAGCGCGGAAGGGCCGGTGGCTCGCATCCAGGTGGTGGATGATGGGGTGGGAATCGCTCCAGAGGTGAAGGGGAAGCTCTTCTCCCATGGCTTCACCACCCGCAAGGACGGCCACGGCTTCGGCCTGCACTCCAGCGCCCTGGCGGCTCAGCTGCTCAAGGGCAGCCTCACCATCGACAGCGAGGGACCCGGCAAGGGCGCCGTGACCACGCTGGAGCTTCCTCTCTCCTCGAGCTAG